In Lycium ferocissimum isolate CSIRO_LF1 chromosome 7, AGI_CSIRO_Lferr_CH_V1, whole genome shotgun sequence, the sequence TTATGAGTTTTCGGTTccattcatgattcttatatagatgtgttgcatcttatcatgccttacatactcgcacattatccgtaccgactCCCTATTGCTCCGGTCGTTGCGTTCGTACctacaggttcaggtagacagacagatggtccagctcagtaggacctctatctagcggtggtcagtgcgcttcacttgatccggagctgcagtgtattttggtatgccattattttgagttgtatatgcatatgggtatgatggggcGTAATCCCGTCGCTTCTACAGCCTTATACTCTGGTAGAGAGTCTAGACGCTGAATGTATTGGCATATGATGTAGCCTTgtactcctattcttttgtatacGATATATGTAAGCGGCTAGTCGAACCGTTTTTtaggtatgtatatattttgatggTACATGGTTTATGATGTTATCCTTTTATGAGTCGGTATGGTTCAGTTTGAGTTATTTATGGGCCCTTGTTATGCAGTACTATCCAGATACGAGTATAtaggtgtttggtcgctagaggtcagacactcgtcgcGGCTCATCGGTTTTGGTCGTGACAGGCTCTTCTTGGAAAATGGTGATATTCTCAGTGGATGAAATTAATTTCTCCTTGAAAGAAGGAAGGGAGCTTTTATTATCTCCAGTAGGAATTGTAGATTTATCCGGTGGTTTCGGAGGAATGAAATTTTCAGTTGCAGGGTTCTCCATCGGTGATTGGTGGTATTAATTTCATGTCGGTAGCCGCACGAGGATTTGGTTTTTCTAGTGAGAAATTAGAGGAtttattttagagagagaaacttcATTCTTTTAGCTATTTTCCTTTCAAAGCTCTAGTTTAAGTTTTACTAATACTAGACTTTGTATTAAACAActtacaacaaaaacaaaacacttTTTTCTAGTCTTTAGAATAAACTAACCATTTTCTTTCATGTGTTTTCCCATTTGCCAATTTTTGAAAACAATGGGTATTAAAAATGTCTTGATAATTTGTCAtttgaaaaatctatgtcaGTAATTTAGAGCAGTAGTGACATTACCAACAAGTTAATTACTTgttccatctcaatttatgtgtgAAGGTTTTGACTGAGCATGAactttaagggaaaaaaaaattaaaacttgtaGTCTAACATAAGCCATATAGATCTAGATGGTTATAAATCGTTTCATTAAGggttaattaaaatataaaattaaattgtcaCCAAATATAGTAAGATCTCATTCTTATATcttaactaattaaaaaaaaaaacatgtcatataaattggaacaaCGAGAGCTTCATTTTAACATGTTATGAGTTAGTGATTATCATATAGTTTTACTTGGGGTATTCTTTTTTTGTATGTTTCATGAAAATAACACATTCATTttagaaatttaattttaaaacgTTTATTTTATCCTTAGTAAGATAATTTATAGTTATCTAATATTTTCTGATTAAACCaaattatttatacaaaatTCCTTCTTAAACTATATGCTCAAGTCAAAGGTAAAAACCTACCCGCATCGGgtatttatatcaaattaatataACTTATTATGGTTAAGTAATTTAATGAAGTAAAAATACATGTTCATTAACCACGATTAAATAAAAGAACTCTACATCCAAACACATGACGTGCATTTATTTATTTGGTGTAAATACCGGAGGTACCTAAGTCAAATATCATCGCATTAATTGATGACACCGCATAACTAGACAAACGTACGGggttaaaaaaaagtgaaaccagGCTTACCTGGCACCGGCTTAACAGGGAACCAGTTAATGCTAACGGCGACCACGTGTGCACCATCCACTGAACCATTCAACCAAACAAACCCAGTCTTGCACGAAACATACTCAACACACTAACCAACTCCCCCTCTTTACTTTCGGCCTAACCACTTTTACCTTAGCCCACTTGAACCCTAACCCACCTTAATCTCCCCCCCACCCATGAGCTATCTTCCCATGGCAGACGACCACCAACCAGAACCCTACAACGACGACAACCTCGATGATGACGTGGACGTCGACGGTGATGACGACTCCACTTCCTCCCCTTCCCCTTCCGTCGCCGGCGAAGTCACCATCGCCGTCGCCGGCGTCAACGTCACCACCACTGATTCTCCTTCTCTAAAACGACCACGTATCGACGATTTCTCTGTTCCCATTGTTCTCCCAGGGACGAAGAAACCCTCCCTTTTTCAACGCCTTTGGACTGACGAAGACGAGGTTGAGCTTTTACAAGGGTTTCTCGACTACACAGCGCAGCGCGGGTTGAACAGTTCCTCTCAGCAACATCATTACGATACGACCGCGTTTTACGACCAGATCAAGTGCAAATTCCAGCTAGATTTCAACAAAAACCAGCTTGTCGAGAAACTCCGTCGCTTAAAGAAGAAATACAGGACTGTTATGAGTAAGATGGGATCTGGAAAGGAATTCGTGTTTAAAAGTGCTCATGATCAGGTCACTTTTGAGATCTCTCGTAAGATCTGGGGTAATGGAGGTGGTTCTTTTGTTCGCAATAGTCCTGGTGGATCTACTGTATTGGAATATGATGAAGATGCTACTCACCTTAACCCTAACCATAACCCTGATGCTATTGTTGTTTATAATAATAGCCCAAAGTTTAACCTTAACTCTAACCCTAACCCTAATGGAATTGCTGTCAAAACTCCGAGATCGTCACAAAAAAGGTCTCCACCAGTACCTACAGAACCAGTTAAAGTGGAGTTTCAGCCATCGGGTGGCCCGATCCCGACCACAAACTCCACCCCAATGGCAGCCGCGCCTGTGGCTGGGGCTGCCACGGTGGCTGCTTCAGTGCCTAGTTTGATTGAGGAGACAGTGAGGAGTTGTGTGTCGCCGATTTTCAAGGAGTTGTTGAACAATGTGGCAAATTTGAATGGGCCTAGTAGAGGGTTTGGGTTTGGATTTGGAGGAATGGGGATGAGTCCGATCCCGTTTGGGTTCGGGGGAGGTGGAATGAACATGGAAATGATGGGGGATGAGAAATGGAGGAAGCAACAGATGTTAGAGCTGGAAGTGTATTCGAAGAGGTTAGAACTGGTTCAGGATCAGGTAAAAGCACAGTTGGAGGAGCTCAGATCCATGGGAAATTAAGTGCTgatgaaaaaaattggaaaaagggTGCTTTTTTCAGTGTATACATTTTTCAAATAATTCTAGCAAATGATAATTTTACCAGGTTGTCGATGACGATGCCTGTTTAGGTATTTAGCTTTTGGTTGCTGAATAATGAGTTCTAATTTGGTTACAGCTGCTTGTTTGCAGAGTTTGTTGCAACATAGATGCTTGCTTTGTCTAGTTTTTTGTATATAGAAATGAAATGATAGAAGCCAAATGTTGAGTTTAATGTCAGTTCTTGATCCTCTCTGATTTAAATGCTCTGCATTTTCAATTGTCTATATCCGCACTGCCTTTACAAGTACCGAGTTTCCTTTTCTGTTTTTTATTTTCAgggcaaacttttttttcctttttggattGGTGAAAGTGGAGCAAACTTTATGTCTATGTTTAAGAACTTTATGTTCAGTGGTGATGAGGAAACTGTGTAGCTTGTGTCCGATTCAACCATGGGTTCGCAGATTTAACAAAATCTTTTGTTTCGTAGTCAAACGTTGTATTTAATGTGCGATGTATTGTTTAGAATCGACTCTTTCAACTCATAACTCATATTATTTGCCACAATGTGTATTGTTATTCCACCAAGAATTTCCAatgaagaaagaatgaaattgCAGAACAAATGCGGTACATCTACATTAAGAATCTCCCAGGAaaggatatgttgcgggcactCAAGACATTCGAAGTTGATGTTCTCTCCGAGTAAATCACTAGTTATCTCGGAAGTTCAGAATTAAAGAGATGCTTCCGATAAACTGCTaatacaagaaaaacaagatgGGTCAAAAAACATTATTCGCATCCAAGGTTTATGCTAAATCATATCATTTTGCTATGGTAACTTGATCTAATGatgtgaaaatatatatattaattaaccatgattaagtaAGAAATTTATGCACAAACGGATTTATTCGCAgcgttctttttttcttttcatgtttttcctttttccgcTGCTTCGTTCGTTTTCTATATGCAATATGCAGTGAAACCAGATCGATCCACGTATGGTTGGCAGGATCATATTTGACTACTTGCCTAAAACTCCTGTTTGTTGGCAATCAAAGAAGAAACATGGACGAGTAGGAATATAAGTGTGGGGTTTGCAGGAACATACTTGAATATTTTTCCCCTAAGCTTGGACAAGCTCTCACTTCCCAGATCCCTTTGTTTTACCCTCGGTTGTAATCAATTGCTTTCTAGCTTTGCATCCATTACCATTATGGAATGGAGGTCACCGTTCTTTCATCTTCTTTCAAAAATGATATCGCACTCGTGTAATGTAATGGAGAATGCTTATATTCTCGAACTCTTCAAAAATGATATCGCACTTGCGTAAGATCTACTAAATGCAATAATTTAAAAGGATCCGACAACACATGGAATCGTAGTATTATTGGCTGGCATCTATGTTCCCACGTCGTAATTAGTACATTACATCCTTCCTTATATATTTCACTCTCCCTAGAAGAGACTTTGCCCATATTTCTCCAAATACAGACCTATTTGCATCAGAATTTTAATGAGATCGCATCAGCAGGGAATTTTAGTTTACACCAGTTGACAACAAGAACCCCCCATCCCTCGAAGAACAGGCCCTCGAGTCCTTTCCCTTTCTACCCATCTGAGAGTACCTCAACTTCttgaaaaattattatttactaAAAATAAGAGGTTTGTCCGCTCTACTGGTTTCCACGTGTTCAGTTCAATAGATACGTACAATTTGAGAAAATGTGTCTTCGAAATATTATTCAGAGAAAGCATAATTAGTTTATCAACATCAGGATCAGTAATGAAATCAGATAGCTGTAGTTTTCTTCCCCTTATGATTTGCTTCTTCTCTCAATAGATGGGGAACTTCTCTTTGGTCTTCTCAAATACTTGCTCGGCTATAAGGGCTCCCTTACCATCAGCCTGCTTGATCTCTAACTGAGCTTTCTGATAAAATCCAGTCCCTCTCAGAGCATCTGCAATGAAATCATCGAAGCCAATAGCAATTGCAGCTTCAGCTTTGGCTCCATATACCAACCTCTGTGCATAGAACATAAGGTAGACACATCAGCATTGTTGAAACGACAAGGATACATTTCAGTTTGAAAAGTATAACATAAGGGTAAAGTGTCGAAAGCACAAATATACACCTTGATGCGTGATAGATGGATAGCACCAAAGCACATCGGACAGGGCTCACAAGAAGCATATATCTCACAATCTGCAAGCTCAATTCGATTGAGCTTCTTACATGCCTGAAGATGTATTAAAACCGATAAGCAAGAGAACAAGGGCAAGAAAAATACTTCAACACAACTTGTGAATAGGGGGTTGAGAAAATGCTTTAAAACACAAAACTTGCAGTTCCATAAAATAGATGAGTAGAATTATGTCTATATCACATGACAAGCGATGTTTGACCACTTCCTTGTCTACTAATGCATTTTCATAAATGACCCTGACAACACAGAGCTACTTCATTCTTCAACAGGTATCTTATAATTAGTCAACTAACTTTATCCTAACCTCAATTGTTTCCCATTTGTTGATTAGAGAGATCTAATGCATCAATGATTGCACTTATTTTTCAATCTATGCATCTCTAAAGGTATAAGATGAGAACTTCTTGACATCATTCCACTCCTCAGTAAGTGGAGATGTCAGTTGATTTATCACACGTTTGCTACTTAAAGCTGTCAGTATTTCATTTTCACCAGCAAACTTGCCTAATGGAGAGAGAATCATAAAAAGGAATAACAAAAAGAAAGCTCATGAGAAGTAGCAAACCCAACATAAAAAGACATCTCCGCTTCATTGCTCAAGACTCCAAACAAATACCAGCAGGGAAGTTGACTAGTCATTCAGAATTATGCAGGCGAACTAACAAAAAAATTCACATCCCTGGGTCCCAGAGTTCCACTGAAAGGTATCAGGGAtgtgtgaagaaaaagaaatagaaatgaAGAGGATATCTCAACCCAAAGTCATTTCACAGTTCCGTTATATGTGTTCATACCCAGCACCATACCAAAGGCCATCATTGGAGAAGTTTGGGCTCTATAGTAACCCTATCACTGACTTGTATTCATTTTCTTCTCCAACTAACTTTTTCCATGAGCTGCTAATTAAACCTGACGTATCCAACCTAAGAAACATAGGTGCAAAATAATTAGTAGCCATGAACTCTAATAGTTGTTTAGTCGAGGTGTGCACAAGATGCCCTACAAACCAccattattaaaataaaataaaataaaaaataaaaaaaaactttagctGCTGTAAAGCCACGACATGTTGACATAGCTCATGCCATAAAAGAAGGGAGTGGGTGGAGCAATTTCACCCCACCCTCCACATCCTACCATGCTTGACATGCTATAAAGGATGGGAAGTAGTAAGATGGGGGATCCTCACCATGAGAATCCCCTCCACCACCTCCGACCAAACGACAAAAAGTATCCGAATAAAGTAGAAGGGTCAGTAGGTTGACAAACAGAATAAAGATAGTCAAATTCTAATGAACTCATTGCTAGGCCCCGATAGAAAGGAATGATTttagaggattcatatagtaGACCCCCGCTTTATTTGGTACTCCTATTAAGTAGCAGTTGAATCTCTTTTATATCTTAGTGAGAGCTGGCCAATCCAAAGTAGCCAAACACTTTGCTCTCTTCGTGCTACAATATTGTTGCTCCCTCTTGCAACATCCAAGACTGAATGTGTTAAGTGTCATACCATAAGGGGGCAAGGGGTGCAGTGATCTAAAAGGGATGTTTGGAAAGGCTATGGTAGACCTACCCTGCAATACTAATGTCTTACAGCAGTTATTGGTGAGGAAATTACTCTTTCAATTGCAATTCTGTCATCCATTAAACTCCAGCACCAAAACAGCACAGGGCCTTTTATCTCCTTCCACCAATGGGTTAAGGAGTGGTTTCTCTGAAAAAACATCTAGTTCGAGAAGGGGGAAAGAGTGGCAGAAAATTGAGAAGATCAAATTGTTGACATGTATTATCcgtggcggatccaggattttcattcagggtgttcggaaaaaaaaaaaaaaaaaaaaaaaaaagctaaatatacactgtaattttttgccgagggtgttcaaaagttaatatatgcacataaacatagaaaatttaccctagatatatactataattttttgccgagggtgttcgggtgaacaccctggcACCCaagtagatccgcccctgtgTATTAAAGAAATGATGCATGCGACATGCAATATAATCCCTCGTTCACAACTTACTATCCTGCATTCTGTTTCGGTTTATCCCAGTATTGTGTCTGCTTTCTTAGAAGGGTCTGTGGAGCTTTCTACATTCCTCTACTTCTCCTCCAGTATTTCACAATAAGAAGAGTACCATAAgacacaaattttcaaaatattgactTTTTTCTTCACTGTTGGTCTCCACTTTAGCTAACCAACTGGACTACCAAGAATACccaccccaaccccccccccccccccccccccgtcaATTAGGTTATCAAAACTTGGGACGAAGATATAATAGCTTGTTGCAGTGCAAGGACGGTAAGCTACAGAATCATAACTTCCCAAGCTGATTTTTGAATCCCTAAATGGAAGAAGAATTGACAGCTAACCACATGTCTGTTAAACATATTCTTCATTGTAGGAAGATAAACCTTGGATATAATGTCATATTGTAGCAATATAGAATGAGGAATAAAAATTCCTCAACGAGAGAAGATATTGACAGCTAAAACACGTCTGTTAAATAGATTCTTCACTGTAAGGAGGTAAACCTTGGATACAATGTCATATTGTAGCAATAGAAAATGAGGAATCAAATAAAGTTGGGCATAAAAAAGAGCATAACAGTGAACCCAAGGGTGTCTCCCAGACTCCTGTTGGTCAATGAAGTGCGTTGAAAACCATGAGGTATCAGGTTCAAATTCCAGCGGAAGTAAATTACTAGATGGTTTCTCCCATTAGTACAAGCCTTGGTGAACAAAGTTACCCTTAATTTGtctggtgggaggtagcaagGTAGCAGGTATACCGTGGAAATAGTTGAGCACAAAAGTTGGCCCGAAATACCACGTTCTACATCGCTGGGTGCGTGTTAGATCCTccaaagtagtgcatttttggaggatcaaaTACGGGTGCGGCAGCATTTTTGGAGAGTCGACGCAACATAGACCACGGTTATCAAAAAACAACAATACTTGTTGTGCCAGTATTACAGAGTAGATTGATATGGCAGAGGATCACAATATTGGCAAGAACAGCTAATTGATTCTACAAGCCCAAGGATTATAAGGTTATTCCAGAAAATAGGCAATCACGGTACAAAGCTAGACTACCTCATAAACTACTTTGACTAGGACTTGGAACTACAGAATCAGCAAACAGAGCCGTCAGACAATTGGACATGAAGAATGGATTGGAAAAAcaactcaaaaagaaaaatgacaGTAGTCAACTCCATCAACATGCTGCCTGCAGCATATTATTGCAAGCGGATCATCCTTTGAATCCACATGAAACAAGAATCTCATAGAGCAGAACAAATCACGGAGTAAGAACACTAACCTCTCGTACTGCTGTAACCTCTGCATGAGCTGTAGGGTCAGTATGCTTATGAACCATGTTGTGGCAGCTAACAACTACTTCATCATTACAAACAACTACTGCACCAAATGGGCCTCCATCTCCACTTTCTACACCTTTGTAAGCTTCTTCGACTGCTTGGGTCAAGAATTTGTGGTCTCTATCCCGTACAGCTGGTGGATATCCCGGAGGATGAAGAGAAgtttaatatttattctttttctttttcttttttagaaagAATTTAACGTTTTACTCAAATATACACTGTTGATACACTTTTCCCAAAAGACAGTCAAATATTAGATCATTCACATTCTTCGTGCTACAACTGCATCAATAGTAACAACAAGACTTCCGGGAGCAAATCATCCAGAACAGTAAAATATATAAGCAAGAATTCAAATAAGGTAATTCAAAAGGCCATCTTGTAAGATGCATGTCCATCTGATTATAAGTAAAATAGATAAAGAGAGTGCAAAAAGAAGAGACATTTCACTTAAAGCAAATACTATTTAAGATGCAGAAAGGTAGAGAGGATAAACGAGACATATCTCAACAACATTTACTAATTAGTTAAGGTCATTTCAATGCGTGTAAGGAATAGTATACAAACATTTTTATTAGTTTCATGCTAGTTTAATGTGTAAGCTATTGACAGCAAAGACTACAGGAACCGGTAAATTTCAGATTTACCTTCTTGGTGACCAGCAAATGCAGTGGCTACTGAGATAGTTCCCTCCTTAGCTTCAACAACTGCTCAATGAAGACAAGAAGTTAGAAAAAAACTAACTAATACAAACAAATTTGTAAAactgaaaattccaaatattaAAACACCAAAATAAGACTGCACCAAGATGGGGGTCTTAACACTTTTCCACCCTTAGACAAAATAAACAAAGACAAATCATGCTTCCATAGAGCTCTAAGGGTGCACATAAAGCACTAGCAATACACCATTGGAGGCTAATAGCTTGTTTgtccaagcttctaaaatctgcttattttgaaaaggggtttttccaaagtgcttttcaaaaaagtacaaTTGGcgaaaagcagtttgtgtttggtcaattaatttaagaaacacttttgagcagcaatagttgtttggccaagcttttaaaaagtacttctaagtgcatttttctcaaaagtgtttttggacaaaagctatttttttttagcttctgaaaaacagcTTCTGCTACCCTCcagaagcacttattttctcccaacaGCTCAGTCAAAAACCTCACCTTTTTAAAAGCACtcattggaaagaaaaaaaaccactttttgggaaaataagcttggccaaacaggcaaTAAAACtaggaaacaacacaacaatgtAGCAAAACATGTTCAAAGCAAATACACCATGGAAACAACCCGACATGGTAGCAAAACAAGTTCAAAGCAAATACACCATGGTGCCATGAACATAATTAGGATTAATTTAGAGAATCATAATAGACATGTACAACACCAATATGCACATTCTAGTGTACAACTTAGCTAATGTCAAATAGTACGAATTCTGTGAATTTTTCAGTCACATTCAAAACAAAATGCACGGATCGCAATTCAACTGGTCCCAACTCCCAACTACAAAAAATGCTAAACTTTTATTCAGTCAACCCAAAAAACCCAAAGACCAGATCATACCCAAATACCAACCAACACAAGAAATAACCAAACCCCATTAACAAAAATACATTGAAGATCCAAGATTAGCCCAAAAAACTGAAAAACAGACACAATGGGAAAACAAAACGAATCCCCACATGAATCAAAATTGTACCCAACaagaaaaaaactaaatatCCAATGTATATATGACTTACCCTTTGCTTCATCCATGGTGAATCGAAATTTCAGATGCAAAGAAAAGCAATTTGGGCAAATGGGTACTGCcagaaaagagaaataaatgagTAAGTTGGTTGGGGAAGGGAAGAATGAAAGAGATGTATATTTATAGATATTGAGTATTATTATTGACAGAGAGTGTATATAGATAGATAGGATTAAACGTGGAAAAGTGGCAACTGGCAAAGTCAAAAATGAACCacgtattattatttttcacatATAAGTAAGActgcaaaagaaaaagagagatttATGAAGAGAAAGAGACTTAGTGATTGGctgacgaaaaaaaaaaaaggcaaaaagagATGGAAAAATAAACAGGATTCCCTTTTTTATTGGATTCACTGTATACATACAACTAAAAAGCGGTGGACAGTGACCAAAAAATTTCCTGGAAGTTTCCTACAAGATTAGAGAATTACGTGGGGAAACGTGctattcttcttcttgtttgtctcttctttttttcttttctgataTATTTGGAATACGTGTTAGGTCATTACTATTAAATTTGCACTCAAAATTCTACATTAGGATTAAAGTCTCTTTTAACAAAGGCTACttcttactccctccgttccataataaATTTGCACTCAAAATTCTTTAGGATTAAACACAAAGGCTACTTTTTAAAAGCTCCGTCCGTCCATAATAAGCCAttcaaaattaaagtaaaattaGAAGTGTTTTTACCAATTTATTCCTAAGTATTCTTGAAAAAGAGAAGATAGTTAATGAATGTTGATTATTTAAATAAGATCAATTTTGGAAGAATCTGTCCAAAGTATTCTTGAAATCCTAGAACaccacttatttttttaaaaattaaaaagcctaaaaaacaacttattatggaacggagggagcATCTTTTTTATTCTCTGTTTTCAAACTatgcaaatttaatttttgggaaaagaatcaaatttcttgttttattaTTCAACATTGAATAACTTTAATCactgtttaatttctttttatctaATATTACCGTCTATCTAATTTaggctttttaaaaaaaaagaattagatATATGAATTTATAATTTTACGGTAGAATTCTgttaataacaaaaataaatgtAAGATAATCTgctaatgataataatataagtactAACTTTAAAATACTTTCTCCGTACACTTTTACTTTGTCCTGTTTAGACTTTACACATCTTTTAAGAAACAATAATTAATACTATGAGTATTTTATCACAATACCATATCAATATATATGACTTTGAGAAATAATTTGGCGaataagtaattaatactaagtgcataaaacataatttttttcttcatatgttaaagtaacaaataaaaatgaaaatatatttaaagcacaatggataagtaaaagtgaatggagggagtacgACCGAAAAAAAGTTCacatttctggaaatttctggACCTTCATCTATAATTTTCCTAATACATTATTTAAGTTAGTAGGTGGATCATGGATGAAGACAAAATGAGAAGGGGGAGAGAATCAAATTTACACAATCAGAAATATGTGTAAATGTTATC encodes:
- the LOC132063585 gene encoding probable transcription factor At3g04930, with the protein product MSYLPMADDHQPEPYNDDNLDDDVDVDGDDDSTSSPSPSVAGEVTIAVAGVNVTTTDSPSLKRPRIDDFSVPIVLPGTKKPSLFQRLWTDEDEVELLQGFLDYTAQRGLNSSSQQHHYDTTAFYDQIKCKFQLDFNKNQLVEKLRRLKKKYRTVMSKMGSGKEFVFKSAHDQVTFEISRKIWGNGGGSFVRNSPGGSTVLEYDEDATHLNPNHNPDAIVVYNNSPKFNLNSNPNPNGIAVKTPRSSQKRSPPVPTEPVKVEFQPSGGPIPTTNSTPMAAAPVAGAATVAASVPSLIEETVRSCVSPIFKELLNNVANLNGPSRGFGFGFGGMGMSPIPFGFGGGGMNMEMMGDEKWRKQQMLELEVYSKRLELVQDQVKAQLEELRSMGN
- the LOC132063586 gene encoding guanosine deaminase; amino-acid sequence: MDEAKVVEAKEGTISVATAFAGHQEAVRDRDHKFLTQAVEEAYKGVESGDGGPFGAVVVCNDEVVVSCHNMVHKHTDPTAHAEVTAVREACKKLNRIELADCEIYASCEPCPMCFGAIHLSRIKRLVYGAKAEAAIAIGFDDFIADALRGTGFYQKAQLEIKQADGKGALIAEQVFEKTKEKFPIY